In one window of Pseudoalteromonas espejiana DSM 9414 DNA:
- a CDS encoding DUF481 domain-containing protein, with amino-acid sequence MKLKLLTLLVAASAATNAFAEDAEKKTWEVTSELGAIVTSGNTETTTLKGGLKVLHHLENWNNEYKIDGIYKEDEIENDQGEDEKQRTNEKYSASAQGNYKLNEKNSHLFIYGSHVSDYFGAYRTESVISAGYGLRLIDQPDMWLNAEFGPGYKFFEYSDDSTQEDDNGNLLAGESDSEVIALGKLDYNWQISDSARFTQLVSVEYGDSNTKTRSETALLAKINGSLQMKVAFNVTNNSDVADDEESTDTETSLTLVYSF; translated from the coding sequence ATGAAATTGAAGCTTTTAACACTTTTAGTTGCAGCGTCTGCTGCAACTAACGCATTCGCTGAAGACGCAGAGAAAAAAACGTGGGAAGTAACAAGTGAGCTTGGTGCTATTGTTACTAGTGGTAATACAGAGACAACGACCCTAAAAGGTGGCCTTAAAGTATTGCATCACTTAGAAAACTGGAACAACGAGTACAAAATTGACGGTATCTATAAAGAAGACGAAATAGAGAACGATCAAGGTGAAGACGAAAAACAACGTACAAACGAAAAGTACTCAGCATCTGCGCAAGGTAATTACAAATTAAATGAAAAGAATTCTCATTTATTCATTTATGGTTCACACGTTTCAGACTACTTTGGCGCGTATAGAACTGAATCTGTAATTTCTGCGGGTTACGGCTTACGCTTAATTGACCAGCCAGATATGTGGTTAAATGCAGAGTTTGGTCCAGGTTACAAATTTTTTGAATACTCAGACGACAGTACTCAAGAAGATGATAACGGTAACCTACTAGCTGGCGAAAGCGACAGTGAAGTAATTGCTTTAGGTAAGCTTGATTACAACTGGCAGATTTCTGATAGTGCACGTTTTACTCAACTTGTATCGGTTGAGTACGGTGATTCAAACACCAAAACACGTTCAGAAACTGCTTTGTTAGCGAAAATTAATGGCTCACTACAAATGAAAGTTGCTTTTAACGTAACCAACAACTCAGATGTTGCTGATGACGAAGAAAGCACAGATACAGAGACATCATTAACGCTTGTTTACAGTTTTTAA
- a CDS encoding SLBB domain-containing protein, translating into MNVFTQFFSAFILLCSFSALAFTPTASQIEQFKKLPKSQQEALAKQYGVDVSTITGANQSSDENSNEPQSTIGERPEKEQEDLTDEERFKPKTDELKPYGYELFAGEPTTFMPSENAAVPDTYIVGPGDQLKINFYGKESDSFDVTVDREGRISIPDLSPVEAVGLTFAEIKELIKVKVEQEVIGVKAFVSLGQLRSMRILVLGEAYKPGSYSVSSLTTVSHALFVSGGVSEIASLRNIQVKRAGETVANFDLYDLLIKGDSSNDIVLKPGDVVFVPPVGAQVTVDGLVKRPAIFELKNGESAKQLLTMAGGLKPGAYAKNAVVERFNFDRKEVLSVDFTKPQINYIPQDGDRIRFNSVSSQYQNSVSLIGAVARPGNYQWYQGKRISDVLKSVRGDLLPQADLSYGLVIREINISGDIEAHQFDVAQAIIKNPENNLALKANDKIIVFSRFEEKEAEKSALANMALSQEQQEQQLKAEQWHTYQQKEFEKYIGINQEEEEFIFEENKALTLAEMSKRKAKEEAELELKPEDYALFSRHNLLAPLIAKFKQQASVNQAIQLVEISGNVTFPGVYPLMVGGDVRDLVTAGGGLLESAYVKQAEITRIVASDASKIEHLRLDLESAMRGDSQSNITLQSKDSINVFAIPNWQENVKVELKGELRFPGTYTIRRGETLTELLERAGGFSEFAEQKAAIFTRASIKEQEQEQLARLSTELRRDIASKSFQNSVSSNTLSYDEMNMLLNDLASVEAVGRLVIDLPLIVDNKQNLVLQDGDVLYVPSKRDSISVIGEVNYSTSHLYKTGVSVDEYIDLSGGLKERANEDSIYIIKANGSVKIPNTGGWFAANNSEQLEPGDTIVIPMDASHMDKLTLWSTATQIMYQLGVAVAAISGI; encoded by the coding sequence GTGAATGTTTTTACACAATTTTTTAGTGCTTTTATTCTACTTTGTAGTTTTAGTGCTTTGGCTTTTACGCCAACAGCCTCGCAAATTGAGCAATTTAAAAAACTGCCAAAATCTCAGCAAGAAGCCCTAGCAAAGCAGTACGGTGTAGATGTTTCTACAATTACCGGTGCAAATCAATCAAGCGACGAAAACTCAAACGAGCCGCAGTCTACTATCGGCGAACGTCCAGAAAAAGAGCAAGAAGACTTAACTGACGAAGAGCGCTTTAAGCCAAAAACAGATGAATTAAAACCGTACGGTTATGAGTTGTTTGCAGGCGAACCAACCACCTTCATGCCAAGTGAAAACGCGGCCGTTCCAGATACCTATATTGTAGGCCCTGGCGATCAGCTAAAAATTAACTTTTACGGAAAAGAAAGTGATAGCTTTGATGTAACAGTTGACCGCGAAGGTCGCATAAGTATTCCTGATTTAAGCCCTGTAGAAGCAGTGGGTTTAACTTTTGCCGAAATTAAAGAACTCATTAAAGTAAAAGTAGAACAAGAAGTAATAGGTGTAAAAGCCTTTGTATCACTGGGTCAGCTGCGTAGTATGCGCATTTTAGTATTAGGTGAGGCATACAAACCAGGCAGTTACAGCGTATCGTCATTAACAACAGTATCGCATGCTTTATTTGTTAGCGGTGGTGTGTCTGAAATTGCTTCATTACGTAATATACAGGTAAAACGTGCGGGTGAAACGGTTGCTAACTTCGACCTTTATGACTTACTTATTAAAGGTGATAGCAGTAACGATATCGTGTTAAAGCCTGGCGATGTTGTTTTTGTGCCACCTGTAGGTGCGCAAGTTACTGTAGATGGTTTAGTTAAACGCCCAGCTATATTTGAGCTAAAAAATGGTGAGTCTGCAAAACAATTACTAACAATGGCAGGTGGCTTAAAACCGGGGGCTTACGCCAAAAATGCCGTGGTAGAGCGTTTTAATTTTGATCGCAAAGAAGTACTATCAGTTGATTTTACTAAGCCTCAAATAAACTACATACCTCAAGATGGCGACCGCATACGCTTTAACTCTGTAAGCTCTCAATACCAAAATTCTGTTAGCTTAATTGGTGCAGTAGCACGCCCAGGTAACTATCAATGGTATCAAGGCAAGCGCATTTCAGATGTTTTAAAATCAGTGCGCGGTGATTTACTACCACAAGCCGATTTAAGCTACGGCTTAGTTATACGCGAAATCAACATAAGCGGCGACATAGAAGCGCACCAGTTTGATGTGGCACAAGCCATTATTAAAAATCCTGAAAATAACCTAGCGCTAAAAGCGAATGATAAAATTATTGTATTCAGCCGCTTTGAAGAGAAAGAAGCTGAAAAATCAGCACTTGCTAATATGGCCTTAAGTCAAGAACAACAAGAACAACAGCTAAAGGCTGAGCAATGGCATACATATCAGCAAAAAGAGTTTGAAAAATACATTGGTATAAATCAAGAAGAAGAGGAGTTTATTTTCGAAGAAAATAAAGCCCTTACCCTTGCTGAAATGTCAAAACGTAAAGCTAAAGAAGAAGCCGAGCTTGAATTAAAACCAGAAGACTACGCTTTATTTAGCCGCCATAACTTACTAGCTCCACTTATAGCTAAATTTAAGCAACAGGCCTCTGTTAATCAGGCTATTCAGCTTGTAGAAATTAGCGGTAACGTTACATTCCCGGGTGTTTACCCGTTAATGGTCGGTGGTGACGTGCGTGATTTAGTAACCGCTGGCGGCGGTTTGCTCGAATCTGCGTACGTAAAGCAAGCCGAAATTACCCGTATTGTTGCAAGTGATGCGTCTAAAATAGAGCATTTACGTTTAGATCTTGAAAGTGCAATGCGTGGTGATTCACAAAGCAATATTACACTGCAAAGTAAAGATAGCATTAACGTATTTGCTATTCCGAATTGGCAAGAAAACGTAAAAGTTGAGCTTAAAGGTGAGCTAAGATTCCCTGGTACTTATACTATTCGCCGCGGTGAAACACTAACCGAGTTACTCGAGCGCGCTGGGGGCTTCTCTGAGTTTGCAGAACAAAAAGCAGCAATATTTACACGTGCCTCTATAAAAGAGCAAGAGCAAGAACAACTAGCCCGCTTATCAACAGAGCTACGCCGTGATATTGCATCAAAGAGCTTTCAAAATTCAGTAAGCAGTAACACACTTTCGTACGACGAAATGAACATGCTACTAAATGATTTAGCAAGCGTAGAAGCCGTAGGGCGTTTGGTAATTGATTTACCGTTAATTGTTGATAACAAGCAAAACTTAGTACTTCAAGACGGAGATGTTTTATATGTACCAAGTAAACGTGATTCAATTAGCGTAATCGGTGAAGTTAATTACTCAACATCACACCTATATAAAACAGGTGTTAGTGTTGATGAGTACATTGATTTAAGTGGCGGCCTTAAAGAACGTGCTAATGAAGATAGCATTTATATTATTAAAGCTAATGGCTCTGTAAAAATCCCGAACACAGGGGGCTGGTTTGCTGCTAATAACTCAGAGCAGTTAGAGCCAGGAGATACAATTGTGATCCCAATGGATGCAAGTCATATGGATAAGCTAACGCTATGGAGCACGGCAACGCAGATTATGTACCAATTAGGTGTAGCGGTAGCTGCGATAAGTGGTATTTAA
- a CDS encoding Wzz/FepE/Etk N-terminal domain-containing protein, which translates to MENNLNNIITANEPKAAYEVADDEIDLREILSAIWQGKWVIITITIMFSVAFTLYAIKQPNVYKSEVLLVPAEEDQKGGLGALAGQFGGLASLAGVSLNSGSIDKTQMALQVLKSRKFTNDFIQKYNILPELMAAEGWGQENNEVIYNQGLYLSSENKWVREVTPPLKSEPSMQEAYIEFSKILNVNVNKENGMVVISIEHVSPSVAQRWVNWLVQDINQTMKERDVLEANKSTDFLIKQIQETKIADIRSVLYKLVEEQTKTIMFASVRDEYVFKTIDPAIVPEKKFKPNRAIICILGFILGLLISSVYVLIRHFIKQDSRA; encoded by the coding sequence ATGGAAAATAACCTAAACAATATAATTACAGCAAATGAGCCTAAGGCTGCCTACGAAGTTGCAGATGACGAAATAGATCTGCGAGAAATACTTAGTGCTATTTGGCAAGGTAAATGGGTTATTATTACAATAACAATCATGTTCTCAGTAGCATTTACTTTGTACGCAATAAAGCAGCCAAATGTTTATAAATCAGAGGTGCTTTTGGTACCTGCGGAAGAAGATCAAAAAGGTGGATTAGGAGCCTTGGCTGGACAATTTGGAGGTTTAGCGAGCTTAGCTGGTGTTAGTTTAAATAGTGGCAGTATCGATAAAACTCAAATGGCTTTACAAGTGCTAAAGTCACGCAAATTCACAAATGATTTCATTCAAAAGTATAATATTTTACCAGAACTAATGGCTGCTGAAGGATGGGGTCAGGAAAATAATGAGGTAATTTATAACCAAGGACTTTACTTAAGTAGTGAGAATAAATGGGTACGTGAAGTTACTCCACCTTTAAAATCAGAGCCTTCAATGCAGGAAGCTTATATTGAGTTTAGTAAGATTCTAAATGTTAACGTAAATAAAGAAAATGGCATGGTAGTAATATCTATTGAGCACGTGTCGCCTTCTGTAGCACAGCGCTGGGTAAATTGGTTGGTACAGGATATTAATCAAACAATGAAAGAGCGTGATGTACTAGAGGCTAATAAAAGTACGGACTTTTTAATTAAACAAATACAAGAAACTAAGATTGCTGATATTCGCTCAGTACTTTACAAGCTAGTTGAAGAGCAAACTAAAACTATCATGTTCGCTAGTGTACGTGATGAGTATGTTTTCAAAACAATTGATCCAGCAATAGTTCCTGAAAAAAAATTCAAACCTAACAGGGCTATTATTTGTATTTTAGGTTTTATATTGGGTTTGCTTATTAGCAGTGTCTATGTATTGATTAGACATTTTATAAAACAGGATAGTCGAGCTTAA
- a CDS encoding exopolysaccharide biosynthesis polyprenyl glycosylphosphotransferase, with translation MFTKSFKSKREALKQNKIYVFCPDECVSNIEEIINSHSFELVINDFSLADFTEKVICHYRSAQLTDTQRDFLVRATESGAWVEPLVSYLDARLKYTEVRLLHSSYFLHQKAFSILSNKRTQITKRILDVVSSIFLLIVTLPLSLIAALLIKLESPGPILYKQKRTGQYNEEFKVYKFRSMRSDAEKNGAQWACKNDARVTRVGNFIRKTRIDEIPQLINVLQGSMSIVGPRPEREIFIQDLEKEIPYYRFRHAVKPGVTGLAQVSYPYGASVEDAIWKHKYDIHYIKHHSTILDLKILMLTVKTVIFGMGR, from the coding sequence TTGTTTACTAAAAGTTTTAAATCAAAAAGAGAAGCATTAAAGCAAAATAAAATATATGTCTTTTGCCCAGATGAATGTGTTTCTAATATTGAAGAAATTATTAATTCTCATTCATTTGAGCTTGTAATTAATGACTTCTCATTAGCCGATTTTACTGAAAAAGTTATATGCCATTACAGAAGTGCTCAGTTAACAGATACGCAACGTGACTTTCTAGTTAGGGCTACTGAGAGTGGTGCGTGGGTTGAACCTTTAGTTAGTTACCTTGATGCTAGGCTAAAATATACAGAAGTTCGTTTGTTGCACAGTAGTTACTTCTTACATCAAAAAGCATTTTCAATTTTATCTAATAAAAGGACTCAAATTACTAAGAGAATTTTAGATGTAGTAAGTTCTATATTTTTACTTATTGTTACGTTACCGCTTTCTTTAATTGCAGCATTGCTTATTAAACTAGAAAGCCCTGGGCCTATTTTATATAAACAAAAAAGAACAGGTCAGTATAATGAAGAGTTTAAAGTTTATAAATTTAGGTCGATGAGAAGTGATGCAGAAAAAAATGGTGCTCAATGGGCCTGTAAAAACGATGCAAGAGTCACAAGAGTAGGTAACTTTATACGTAAAACACGTATTGATGAAATACCTCAGCTAATAAATGTTCTACAGGGAAGTATGTCAATCGTTGGGCCAAGACCTGAGCGAGAGATTTTTATTCAAGATCTTGAAAAAGAAATTCCATATTACCGTTTCCGTCATGCAGTAAAGCCAGGTGTTACTGGCTTAGCGCAAGTTAGTTACCCATATGGCGCATCAGTAGAAGACGCTATCTGGAAACATAAATACGATATTCATTATATCAAGCATCACTCTACAATATTAGATTTAAAAATTCTTATGCTTACAGTTAAAACTGTAATTTTTGGTATGGGCCGCTAG
- a CDS encoding O-antigen ligase family protein — MQLHKAVKKNKLGLNRTLSAIFISILIFSIYNRTFSLGLDMRFIVFPVFISSLILAMLVKVKFNEWKVPTCAILLALLLIIIIIQDQVAWQFSDLDKNTTVYKNVIILYIYNFLIAIYLFLNKKYLNDKVLINSVLLSSLFLSLSCLFQAITGNLPFVSIGSSGEVFEDKLSLLGVRPSGYAHDPNYTSLLMVFSIYIIFSIKKTIFNRALLIVCLFTLFASGSKTVLLISAFLLVRLIFIKLKIKVIFNLGFIISILFSALIVFSIFEQLSTFSQRLVMWRLALDGFYERPVIGYGITGVRSLLELSMRYVQPHNGWLAILVDHGAVLFTIIVTGFTYMLLNTKIRANRYLIIIFCFLSLSNEMWVYPYWILFFVVPFVFNLGDKRA; from the coding sequence ATGCAGCTTCATAAAGCCGTTAAAAAAAATAAATTAGGCTTAAATAGAACACTAAGCGCAATATTTATAAGCATTTTAATTTTCTCGATTTATAATCGAACATTTTCGCTTGGTTTGGATATGCGTTTTATAGTTTTTCCGGTTTTCATTTCAAGCTTGATTCTTGCTATGCTAGTAAAAGTAAAATTTAATGAGTGGAAAGTACCTACTTGCGCTATTTTACTAGCATTATTACTTATAATTATAATAATTCAAGACCAGGTTGCTTGGCAATTTTCTGATCTTGATAAGAATACGACTGTATATAAAAATGTAATTATTTTGTATATATATAACTTTCTAATAGCTATTTATCTCTTTCTAAATAAGAAATATTTAAATGATAAAGTGCTAATTAATTCGGTGCTCTTATCAAGTCTTTTTTTGTCTCTTTCTTGCTTGTTTCAAGCTATTACTGGCAATTTACCGTTTGTATCGATAGGGTCTTCCGGTGAAGTATTTGAAGATAAACTATCGTTGCTAGGCGTAAGGCCATCAGGTTATGCACATGATCCAAACTATACTTCACTACTAATGGTTTTTAGTATTTATATTATTTTTAGTATAAAAAAAACTATTTTTAACAGGGCTCTGCTAATAGTATGTTTGTTTACCCTTTTTGCCTCAGGCTCAAAAACTGTTTTATTAATCAGTGCCTTCTTATTGGTCAGGTTAATATTTATTAAATTAAAAATTAAAGTAATTTTTAATTTAGGCTTCATAATCTCTATTTTGTTCAGTGCTTTAATTGTCTTTTCTATTTTTGAACAATTATCAACATTTTCTCAGCGATTAGTTATGTGGCGATTAGCACTAGATGGGTTTTACGAAAGGCCGGTAATAGGTTACGGGATAACAGGAGTAAGGAGTTTACTCGAATTAAGTATGCGCTATGTGCAACCGCATAATGGTTGGCTAGCTATACTGGTAGATCATGGGGCGGTATTATTTACAATAATAGTAACTGGCTTCACGTATATGTTACTTAATACTAAAATAAGAGCTAATAGGTATTTAATTATAATTTTTTGTTTCCTGTCACTATCCAATGAAATGTGGGTTTACCCTTATTGGATTTTATTTTTTGTAGTCCCATTTGTATTTAATCTCGGTGATAAACGTGCCTAA
- a CDS encoding glycosyltransferase gives MPNNKPLVSVYIPSHYRPDALGRSLHSVLDQTYSNIEVIVVLDGLCEKSISLLESVSKEDSRLIYTFNKKPLGACNARNRAIELAKGDFITGLDDDDVMKSNCIEAYMKNWSEDFSFICGSYDFIGEVANNLTGESFTITEKDLVKMNAVGNQIFTRIETLKAVMFDENLNAWQDYDCWLRILKITGKSSLKLGERLYLVDVDPNRESITTRSNASKGAIQFLQKHASLYDGKFHLWLFNDLANRRQPIPFWLVLSLLGTSLFYRGLYLSLKHSCFYKYVISCRNLFTMIVNKFRGQS, from the coding sequence GTGCCTAACAATAAACCTTTAGTAAGTGTGTATATACCTTCCCATTATCGGCCAGATGCTCTCGGTAGATCCCTTCATTCTGTTTTAGATCAAACCTATAGCAATATTGAAGTCATTGTAGTGCTTGACGGTTTATGTGAAAAATCAATATCTCTATTAGAGTCTGTATCAAAAGAAGATAGTAGATTAATCTACACCTTTAATAAAAAGCCTCTAGGTGCCTGTAATGCACGAAATCGAGCAATAGAGCTTGCAAAAGGCGATTTTATAACGGGTTTAGATGATGATGATGTAATGAAGTCAAATTGCATAGAAGCCTATATGAAAAACTGGTCTGAAGATTTCTCTTTTATATGCGGTAGTTATGACTTTATTGGGGAAGTAGCAAATAATTTGACAGGTGAGTCTTTCACAATTACTGAGAAAGATCTTGTAAAAATGAACGCTGTTGGTAATCAAATTTTTACTCGAATAGAAACGTTAAAGGCAGTAATGTTCGATGAAAATTTAAATGCATGGCAAGATTATGACTGCTGGTTAAGAATTTTAAAAATAACAGGAAAAAGTTCACTAAAGCTGGGCGAAAGGCTCTATTTGGTTGATGTAGACCCAAATAGAGAAAGTATTACAACTCGTTCCAATGCATCCAAAGGGGCTATTCAATTTTTGCAGAAGCATGCCAGTTTATATGATGGAAAATTTCACTTATGGCTTTTTAATGATCTGGCTAATAGGAGGCAGCCGATTCCCTTTTGGTTGGTTTTATCTTTATTAGGGACTTCGCTGTTTTATAGAGGATTGTACTTAAGTTTAAAGCACTCCTGTTTTTATAAATATGTTATTAGCTGTAGGAATCTTTTTACTATGATAGTAAACAAATTTAGAGGTCAATCTTGA
- a CDS encoding glycosyltransferase, with protein sequence MKILHVLNSDGVGGAEILLRRMVDSSKFENEVMLLWKHNNRQENFWSGRNFKYVTNSFFGLYALICALIRLPAAIKNSSPDCLQSQLKGADIILCLLFLFKRVNKTGKYIVVIHNSYSFYYGGSVKNKLVGQVHKFLINRYADEIIGVSRQDIDKFEKAFGNKYSVIENGINFKGLEPKKSFDLEENKLKIACVGNVKFRKGYDKLQKLKESIDKSNVFKGVVIELTIAGAIESEQLKLKVESLVGSYFKINFLGKVEDVNSVLREADLFLSLSREEGLPISVLEANALQLPFLISNIPAHKLIVPQQIQKDVLFTNESELCTLLENIFEKTELRVLIATKQFQQVNQRFDFDMMMEKYQSIYSGAECI encoded by the coding sequence TTGAAAATTTTACATGTCCTAAACTCAGATGGTGTTGGTGGTGCAGAAATATTACTCCGACGTATGGTAGATTCAAGTAAATTTGAGAACGAAGTAATGCTATTGTGGAAACATAATAATAGGCAAGAGAACTTTTGGTCTGGTCGTAATTTTAAATATGTAACGAACTCATTTTTCGGTTTATATGCACTAATTTGTGCATTAATAAGACTACCTGCAGCTATAAAAAATTCAAGCCCTGATTGTTTACAGTCTCAATTAAAAGGGGCTGATATAATTCTTTGTTTGTTATTTTTATTCAAACGAGTAAATAAAACTGGGAAATATATTGTTGTGATACATAATAGTTATTCATTTTATTATGGGGGAAGTGTTAAAAATAAATTGGTTGGACAAGTACATAAATTTTTAATTAACAGGTACGCTGATGAAATTATTGGTGTCTCAAGGCAAGATATTGATAAATTTGAGAAAGCATTTGGAAATAAGTATTCTGTTATAGAAAATGGCATAAATTTTAAGGGATTAGAGCCTAAAAAAAGTTTTGATTTAGAAGAAAATAAATTAAAGATAGCTTGTGTTGGTAATGTTAAATTTAGAAAAGGTTATGATAAACTTCAGAAATTGAAAGAGTCAATTGATAAATCAAATGTTTTTAAAGGTGTAGTGATTGAATTAACTATTGCGGGAGCTATAGAAAGTGAGCAGCTGAAACTGAAAGTTGAGTCCTTAGTGGGAAGTTATTTTAAAATAAATTTTCTAGGCAAGGTTGAGGACGTGAATTCAGTATTGAGGGAGGCTGACTTGTTTTTATCTTTATCAAGAGAGGAAGGACTGCCTATTTCAGTTTTAGAAGCCAATGCTTTGCAGCTACCATTTTTAATTTCGAATATTCCTGCACATAAGTTAATTGTACCTCAGCAAATCCAAAAAGATGTTTTGTTCACTAATGAAAGTGAACTGTGCACCCTTTTAGAAAATATTTTTGAAAAGACAGAGTTGAGAGTTTTAATTGCTACTAAGCAATTCCAGCAAGTTAATCAAAGATTTGACTTTGACATGATGATGGAAAAATACCAAAGTATTTATTCTGGGGCTGAATGTATATGA
- a CDS encoding glycosyltransferase, whose amino-acid sequence MRVLIVTNSQSGGGAEVIVNTLSMELSKLQELDIHTFYLKDTESAFWRFTAFFKMLYVIFKLKPKVIQSHLFFPSILSIFLSNFFSFKTQVVVHSISEIDSTNLGAKIAKYIYRKADMIVCISSKMLELAQVLFQKSTVCLINNPHDFKKYLRLSNTRVQLPASQYFVYVGRLTASKRVDQLIKAISKTKGDKKLIIVGDGEEKSNLKELALQQGVDENVYFLGRLSNPYPYIKNAKAMLLASEFEGYPNCLIEALGLGVPVITSNCQTGPAEILGVSYNDDSLRITNQKCIIFPVGDSCALGKAIESEEYLKAEPFILQGMVSHLSLKPIVTKYISAIKSLC is encoded by the coding sequence ATGAGGGTATTAATTGTTACTAACTCACAGTCTGGTGGGGGGGCTGAAGTTATTGTTAATACCCTTTCTATGGAGTTATCTAAACTTCAAGAATTGGATATTCATACTTTTTATTTGAAAGATACTGAGTCTGCATTTTGGCGATTCACTGCATTTTTTAAAATGTTATATGTAATTTTTAAGTTAAAGCCTAAAGTTATACAGTCTCACTTATTTTTTCCAAGCATTTTATCAATTTTTCTCTCTAACTTTTTTTCTTTTAAAACCCAAGTTGTTGTACATAGTATTTCAGAAATAGATTCAACTAACCTTGGTGCTAAAATAGCAAAGTATATTTACAGAAAAGCAGATATGATTGTATGTATTTCATCTAAAATGCTTGAATTAGCACAGGTGTTATTTCAAAAATCTACGGTTTGTTTAATAAATAACCCTCATGATTTTAAAAAATATTTGAGGCTTTCAAATACAAGAGTCCAGTTACCAGCTAGCCAGTACTTTGTATATGTGGGAAGATTGACCGCCTCAAAAAGAGTTGATCAACTAATAAAAGCTATATCAAAGACTAAGGGTGATAAAAAGTTAATAATCGTAGGTGATGGTGAAGAAAAATCTAATTTAAAGGAATTAGCCCTACAGCAGGGTGTTGATGAAAATGTCTACTTTTTAGGACGGTTATCGAACCCTTACCCCTATATTAAAAATGCAAAAGCGATGCTTTTAGCCTCTGAGTTTGAAGGTTACCCTAACTGCCTAATAGAAGCGCTAGGGCTTGGAGTCCCGGTTATTACTTCTAATTGTCAAACCGGGCCAGCAGAAATTTTAGGTGTAAGTTATAACGACGATAGTTTAAGAATAACAAATCAAAAATGTATAATATTCCCTGTGGGTGATAGTTGTGCGTTAGGTAAAGCTATTGAATCTGAGGAGTATTTAAAAGCTGAGCCGTTTATTTTACAAGGTATGGTTAGCCACTTATCTTTAAAGCCAATTGTTACAAAGTATATTAGTGCTATTAAATCTCTCTGTTAA
- the rfbB gene encoding dTDP-glucose 4,6-dehydratase, with protein sequence MKILITGGAGFIGSAVIRHIIENTNDSVINLDKLTYAGNLESLNSVANDERYVFEQVDICDRTELDRVFKTHKPDAVMHLAAESHVDRSITGPAEFIQTNIVGTYNLLEAAREYWNTLNEGDKKSFRFHHISTDEVYGDLPHPDEQEGELPLFTEQTAYSPSSPYSASKASSDHLVRAWLRTYGLPTIVTNCSNNYGPYHFPEKLIPLVILNALEGKNLPIYGKGDQIRDWLYVEDHARALHKVVTEGVVGETYNVGGHNEKQNIEVVQTICSILDTLVPKPTKYADQITYVSDRPGHDRRYAIDSSKMSEELNWEPIETFETGLRKTIEWYLSNKQWCKNVQNGSYQRERLGEL encoded by the coding sequence ATGAAAATACTCATAACTGGCGGTGCGGGCTTTATAGGCTCTGCTGTAATTCGCCACATTATAGAAAACACCAATGATTCAGTCATTAATCTCGATAAGTTAACTTATGCTGGTAATTTAGAATCATTAAACTCGGTTGCTAACGATGAACGCTACGTATTCGAACAAGTTGATATATGTGATCGTACTGAGCTTGACCGTGTTTTTAAAACACATAAGCCAGATGCAGTAATGCATTTGGCTGCTGAGAGTCATGTTGACCGTTCAATCACTGGACCTGCCGAATTTATACAAACTAATATTGTAGGCACTTATAACTTATTAGAAGCTGCTCGTGAATACTGGAATACATTAAATGAGGGTGATAAAAAATCGTTTAGGTTTCATCACATCTCAACTGACGAGGTATATGGTGATCTCCCGCACCCAGACGAGCAAGAAGGTGAGCTTCCATTATTCACCGAGCAAACGGCTTATTCACCAAGCAGCCCTTATTCTGCAAGTAAAGCATCAAGTGATCATTTAGTACGAGCTTGGTTACGAACATATGGGTTACCTACTATCGTAACTAATTGCTCGAATAATTATGGGCCTTACCACTTTCCTGAGAAATTAATTCCTTTAGTGATACTTAATGCGCTAGAAGGTAAGAACTTGCCTATTTATGGTAAAGGCGATCAAATTCGTGATTGGCTATATGTAGAAGATCATGCACGTGCTTTACACAAAGTGGTAACTGAAGGTGTTGTTGGAGAGACTTATAATGTTGGCGGTCATAATGAAAAGCAGAATATAGAGGTAGTACAAACTATTTGCAGTATATTAGATACTTTAGTTCCAAAGCCAACTAAATATGCTGACCAAATTACCTATGTATCAGACCGCCCTGGCCATGATAGACGCTACGCCATCGACTCGTCAAAAATGAGTGAAGAGCTTAATTGGGAGCCTATAGAAACATTTGAAACAGGGCTTCGTAAAACAATTGAGTGGTATTTGTCTAACAAACAGTGGTGCAAAAACGTTCAGAATGGCTCTTACCAGCGTGAACGGCTTGGCGAATTATAA